One region of Pseudomonas glycinae genomic DNA includes:
- a CDS encoding TonB-dependent siderophore receptor, producing the protein MPAPHGLHPLAKALLIRRSFRTTLPAVCALALTLPITGQAQAAAVAINIPAQSLGSALQEFGRQTNLQVLYSPDEVSGLRSTAVSGSLEPTAAIGQLLQGTDITYSVQGNNVALRARGNSASLDLAPTSITAAQESAWGPVDGIVAKRSATGSKTDTALKEIPQTINVVTQDEIKMRGSQSVTEALRYTAGMTGGGFSDRVKIFDEPTSRGFSPTPLYLDGLHLPYGGGSTGGSLQIDPYSLERIEVLKGPASVLYGQNQPGGIVNMVGKRPTATPLHEVILGGGSYDRKYGAFDLGGPIDDQGEFLYRLTGVVNDSNSQIDHADQNRMMLAPSLTWLPNDRTSITFYGQYQKDRDTPEAQGLPADGTVHRSSAGRISRSLFIGEPGVNKYDREQFVIGYEIAHELNDVWTLKQNARYADLNDRYVAPLHGYSFETNPVTGDEISYQTRYGVDWAQHNKVFGIDNIAQAQFKTGELDHTLLLGVDYYHFNSKFLGRYDRTGPAIDLYNPVYGSEFNFRQPYKWDNTVKQTGLYTQDQMRWNQWFLTIGGRYDFAETINKEPLGGNRSNLKDEKFTGRAGFGYEFENGMTPYVSYAESFLPQTGADMNGRGFEPTEGKQYEVGIKYEPKSIDGFIQLSAYQIDQNNMLTNDLQNPGFSIQSGSVRSRGVELEGKVNVTQNLRVLASVSRNQIKWRSVNDGREGRTLAMSPPLTASAWINYDFDISTSLAGLGMGLGTRYVRSSYGSDYEEDSFQIPSYTVYDAMVSYDLEKSPLHVKGVKVKMNLENLTDEKYVASCNSTLDCYYGEGRTMTADVTYNW; encoded by the coding sequence ATGCCCGCACCGCACGGACTCCACCCGCTCGCCAAGGCTCTGCTGATCCGCCGTTCCTTCCGCACCACCCTTCCAGCCGTTTGCGCCCTTGCCCTCACCCTGCCGATCACCGGCCAGGCGCAGGCAGCGGCCGTGGCGATCAATATTCCTGCTCAGTCGCTGGGGAGCGCTCTGCAGGAATTCGGCCGCCAGACCAATCTGCAAGTGCTGTACAGCCCGGACGAAGTGAGCGGCCTGCGGAGCACCGCCGTCAGCGGCAGCCTGGAACCGACCGCAGCGATCGGGCAATTGCTGCAGGGCACCGACATCACCTACAGCGTCCAGGGCAACAACGTTGCGTTGCGCGCCCGCGGCAACAGCGCAAGCCTGGATCTGGCGCCGACCAGCATTACAGCGGCCCAGGAATCGGCGTGGGGCCCGGTTGACGGGATCGTCGCCAAACGCAGCGCCACCGGTTCCAAAACCGATACCGCGCTCAAGGAAATCCCGCAGACCATCAACGTCGTCACCCAGGACGAAATCAAGATGCGCGGTTCGCAATCGGTCACCGAAGCCCTGCGCTACACCGCGGGCATGACCGGCGGCGGTTTCTCCGACCGGGTGAAAATCTTCGACGAACCGACGTCCCGTGGCTTCTCGCCTACCCCGCTCTACCTCGATGGTCTGCACCTGCCTTACGGCGGCGGCAGCACCGGCGGTTCGCTGCAGATCGATCCGTACAGCCTGGAGCGCATCGAAGTGCTCAAGGGCCCGGCATCGGTACTCTACGGCCAGAACCAGCCAGGCGGGATCGTCAACATGGTCGGCAAGCGTCCGACCGCCACACCGTTGCACGAAGTGATCCTGGGTGGCGGCAGCTATGACCGCAAATACGGCGCCTTCGACCTGGGCGGCCCGATCGACGACCAGGGTGAGTTTCTCTATCGCCTGACCGGTGTGGTCAACGACAGCAACTCGCAGATCGACCACGCCGACCAGAACCGCATGATGCTCGCGCCCAGCCTGACGTGGCTGCCGAACGACCGCACCAGCATCACCTTCTACGGCCAATACCAGAAAGACCGCGACACCCCGGAAGCCCAGGGCCTGCCGGCCGACGGCACCGTCCACCGCAGCAGTGCCGGGCGCATCAGCCGCAGCCTGTTCATCGGCGAGCCGGGCGTGAACAAGTACGACCGCGAACAGTTCGTGATCGGCTACGAGATCGCCCACGAACTCAACGACGTCTGGACCCTCAAGCAGAACGCCCGCTACGCCGACCTCAACGACCGTTACGTCGCGCCGCTGCACGGCTACTCGTTCGAAACAAACCCGGTCACCGGTGACGAAATCAGCTACCAGACCCGTTACGGCGTGGACTGGGCTCAGCACAACAAGGTTTTCGGCATCGATAACATTGCCCAGGCACAGTTCAAGACCGGCGAACTGGACCACACCCTGCTGCTGGGCGTGGACTACTACCACTTCAACTCCAAGTTCCTCGGTCGCTATGACCGCACCGGCCCGGCCATCGACCTGTACAACCCGGTCTACGGCAGCGAGTTCAATTTCCGCCAGCCTTACAAGTGGGACAACACCGTCAAGCAGACCGGCCTGTACACCCAGGACCAGATGCGCTGGAACCAGTGGTTCCTGACCATTGGCGGGCGTTATGACTTCGCCGAGACCATCAACAAGGAACCGTTGGGCGGCAACCGTTCGAACCTCAAGGACGAGAAGTTCACCGGTCGTGCAGGCTTTGGCTACGAGTTCGAGAACGGCATGACGCCGTACGTGAGCTATGCCGAATCATTCCTGCCGCAAACCGGTGCCGACATGAACGGTCGCGGGTTCGAACCGACCGAAGGCAAGCAGTACGAAGTCGGCATCAAGTACGAGCCGAAGTCGATCGACGGCTTCATCCAGCTGTCGGCCTATCAGATCGACCAGAACAACATGCTGACCAACGACCTGCAAAACCCGGGTTTCAGCATCCAGAGCGGTTCAGTGCGCTCGCGCGGCGTGGAACTGGAAGGCAAGGTCAACGTCACCCAGAACCTGCGCGTGCTGGCCTCGGTGTCGCGTAACCAGATCAAATGGCGCAGCGTCAACGATGGCCGCGAAGGTCGCACCCTGGCCATGAGCCCGCCGCTGACGGCGTCCGCATGGATCAACTATGACTTCGACATCTCGACGTCGCTGGCCGGTCTGGGCATGGGCCTGGGCACCCGTTACGTGCGCAGCAGCTATGGCTCGGACTACGAGGAAGATTCCTTCCAGATCCCGTCCTACACCGTGTATGACGCCATGGTCTCCTACGACCTGGAAAAATCGCCACTGCACGTCAAAGGCGTGAAGGTGAAGATGAACCTGGAAAACCTCACGGACGAGAAATACGTCGCCAGCTGCAACAGCACCCTGGACTGCTACTACGGCGAAGGCCGGACCATGACCGCCGACGTGACCTACAACTGGTAA
- a CDS encoding alpha/beta hydrolase: MSLNPDIAAFLQLVGNGRASGKRVGMHELSPEQAREQFDQSSLLMDAGGEDLAVVDELQLPVRDGSLLDARVYSNQPLKAGAGRPALLYFHGGGYVVGSLDSHDSLCRALASMADCVVVSVAYRLAPQCRFPTAADDAQDAWHWLVASAQDLGLDNARLAIAGDSVGGSLATVLAAQLAGAPVQPRLQVLIYPVTDASRSTPSIERYAEGYLLEKASLNWFYNHYQREAADRLDPRFSPLLGDVSAAVAPVLLVLAECDPLHDEGVAYARHLQAAGVEVELKVYEGMTHDFMRMGAIIDEAEEAQRHIAERLVEVFTAQ; this comes from the coding sequence ATGTCGTTGAATCCTGATATCGCCGCATTTCTGCAACTGGTCGGCAACGGCCGGGCCAGCGGCAAACGCGTGGGCATGCATGAGTTGAGCCCGGAACAGGCGCGCGAGCAGTTCGATCAGTCTTCGTTGCTGATGGACGCTGGCGGTGAAGACCTGGCGGTGGTCGATGAGCTGCAACTGCCGGTGCGCGACGGCTCGCTGCTGGATGCGCGGGTCTACAGCAATCAGCCCTTGAAGGCCGGGGCCGGGCGTCCGGCACTGTTGTATTTCCATGGCGGCGGTTATGTGGTTGGCAGCCTCGATTCCCACGATTCGCTGTGCCGGGCGCTGGCGTCGATGGCCGATTGCGTGGTGGTGTCGGTGGCCTATCGACTGGCGCCGCAATGTCGCTTCCCGACCGCCGCTGACGATGCACAGGATGCCTGGCACTGGTTGGTCGCCAGCGCTCAGGACCTTGGGCTGGACAACGCACGTCTGGCGATTGCCGGTGACAGCGTAGGCGGCAGCCTGGCCACGGTGCTGGCCGCGCAATTGGCGGGTGCCCCGGTGCAGCCGCGTTTGCAGGTGCTGATCTACCCGGTCACCGACGCCAGCCGCAGCACCCCGTCCATCGAGCGTTACGCCGAGGGTTATCTGCTGGAGAAGGCATCGCTGAACTGGTTCTACAACCACTATCAGCGTGAGGCGGCCGACCGTCTCGATCCGCGTTTTTCGCCGTTGCTGGGTGACGTCTCAGCCGCTGTGGCGCCGGTGCTTTTGGTGTTGGCGGAGTGCGATCCACTGCACGACGAAGGCGTGGCATACGCCCGGCATTTGCAGGCGGCGGGTGTCGAGGTCGAGTTGAAAGTGTACGAAGGCATGACCCATGACTTCATGCGCATGGGCGCGATCATCGACGAAGCCGAAGAAGCGCAGCGACACATCGCCGAGCGCTTGGTGGAGGTGTTTACGGCGCAGTGA